One genomic window of Pelmatolapia mariae isolate MD_Pm_ZW linkage group LG5, Pm_UMD_F_2, whole genome shotgun sequence includes the following:
- the LOC134628007 gene encoding interferon-induced GTP-binding protein Mx-like, translating to MNSLNQQYEEKVRPCIDLIDKLRSLGVEKDLALPAIAVIGDQSSGKSSVLEALSGVALPRGVGIVTRCPLELKMTRKKKGEAWYGNISYRDYKEELKKPSLVEKKIREAQDKLVGNGTGISSDLISLEIASPDVPDLTLIDLPGITRVAVSGQSEDIGEQIKRLIQNNIRKQETISLVVVPCNVDIATTEALRMAQQVDPEGERTLGILTKPDLVDKGTEENVVKIVHNEVIPLKKGYMVVKCRGQKEITEKVSLSEALKNEEAFFKEHAHFQTLFDEGQATVPKLAEKLTLELVHHIQKSLPRLDDQIQKKLKQTRANLDKLSNGPPSDAIERLGFLIDRVSAFTQDAISLTKGEELKCGYKSSIFSILRAQFAIWREAIETSGTNFNWNIQREVSQYERKYRGRELPGFINYKTFEAMIQEQIKQLEEPAVQKLKDVSELVKKELFELAQGSLVGFPNLIRTAMLKIEDIRTKREAEAEAILRMQFQMELIVYTQDTTYSKMLAKRKREDEEEAVNSFGSLAKSQSKTVNNNSSGATLKEMLKHLKSYYQIAGQRLADQIPLVIRYQMLQQFANQLQREMLQMLQDKERKESLLQEDIGTKTQREQLQKGLKRLSNGHLLLTEFSMNTFNFSSAQGQSLEPDF from the exons ATGAACTCTCTGAACCAGCAGTATGAGGAAAAGGTCCGTCCCTGCATCGACCTCATTGATAAACTCCGCTCTCTTGGTGTAGAGAAGGACCTGGCGCTGCCTGCTATCGCCGTGATAGGGGACCAAAGCTCGGGGAAGAGCTCTGTGTTGGAGGCGCTGTCCGGGGTGGCACTGCCGAGAGGAGTTG GTATTGTGACAAGATGTCCACTAGAACTGAAGATgacaagaaagaagaaaggagagGCGTGGTATGGAAACATAAGCTACCGTGACTATAAAGAAGAGCTAAAAAAGCCTTCACTTGTGGAGAAAAAGATTCGAGAAG cacaagATAAACTGGTGGGAAATGGGACTGGGATCAGCAGTGACCTCATCAGTCTGGAAATTGCTTCCCCTGATGTCCCAGATCTGACACTCATCGACCTGCCTGGCATCACCAGGGTGGCTGTCAGTGGACAATCAGAGGACATTGGTGAACAG ATAAAACGACTGATCCAGAATAACATCAGAAAACAAGAAACCATCAGCTTGGTGGTTGTTCCGTGCAACGTGGACATTGCAACCACAGAGGCTTTGAGGATGGCACAGCAGGTGGATCCTGAAGGAGAGAGGACTTTGG GTATCTTGACTAAACCTGACCTGGTGGACAAAGGCACAGAAGAGAACGTGGTTAAAATTGTCCATAATGAAGTTATCCCCTTGAAGAAGGGCTACATGGTGGTCAAATGCAGGGGTCAGAAGGAGATCACAGAGAAGGTGTCACTTTCTGAAGCCCTAAAAAATGAGGAAGCCTTCTTCAAAGAGCATGCCCATTTCCA GACTCTCTTTGATGAGGGTCAGGCCACTGTTCCTAAACTGGCAGAAAAACTCACTCTTGAACTGGTGCATCATATTCAG AAATCTCTGCCACGGCTCGATGACCAGATACAAAAGAAACTTAAACAAACTCGGGCAAACCTGGACAAATTAAGCAATGGACCCCCATCTGATGCAATTGAGAGACTTGGTTTCCTCATTGAT AGAGTGTCAGCATTCACACAGGATGCTATCAGTCTCACCAAAGGTGAAGAATTAAAATGTGGATACAAGTCCAGCATCTTTTCCATACTGAGAGCTCAGTTTGCAATATGGAGGGAAGCCATAGAGACCTCTGGAACAAATT TCAACTGGAATATTCAGAGAGAGGTTTCTCAATATGAACGAAAGTACCGTGGAAGAGAGCTCCCAGGGTTTATCAACTACAAAACGTTTGAGGCCATGATCCAGGAGCAGATCAAACAGCTGGAGGAGCCTGCTGTCCAGAAACTCAAAGATGTGTCAG agCTTGTGAAGAAGGAGCTCTTTGAGTTGGCACAGGGCAGCCTGGTTGGCTTTCCTAACCTCATCAGAACAGCAATG CTGAAGATTGAAGACATCAGAACTAAACGGgaagctgaagcagaggccATACTGAGGATGCAGTTTCAGATGGAGCTGATCGTTTACACTCAGGACACAACATACAGCAAGATGTTAGCAAAGAGGAAGAGGGAAGACGAAGAGGAGGCTGTAAATTCCTTTGGCTCATTGGCAAAAAGCCAAAGCAAAACTGTGAACAATAATAGCAGTGGGGCCACCCTGAAAGAGATGCTGAAACACCTTAAATCCTATTACCAA ATTGCTGGTCAGCGTCTTGCTGACCAGATCCCCCTGGTGATCCGCTATCAGATGCTGCAGCAGTTTGCCaaccagctgcagagggagatGCTGCAGATGCTTCAGGATAAGGAGAGAAAAGAGTCCCTGCTTCAAGAGGACATTGGCACAAAAACTCAAAGGGAACAACTTCAGAAGGGCCTTAAACGCCTCTCAAACGGCCACCTTTTGTTGACTGAGTTTAGTATGAACACGTTCAACTTCAGCTCAGCACAAGGGCAAAGCTTAGAACCAGATTTCTAA